The stretch of DNA ACCGTGCCGGTACACCTGGAGGTGGACACCGGCATGCGGCGCGGCGGGGTCGGGCCGGCGGAGGCGCCGGAGCTTTGCGCCCGCCTGGCGGAGATCGAAGGGATCGCCCTGGAGGGCGTTTATACCCACTTCGTGCACCCGGACGCCCGGAGGAACAGGAGACAGTTGGAACAGTTCGAGTCCGTTCTCGCCGAGTTGACACGGCGGGGGCTCAGGCCGCCCATAGCCCATGCCGCGAACAGCGCCGGAGTCGTCGGGCTGCCGGAGTCTTATCTCGACATGGTCAGGGTGGGGAACCTTCTCTATGGCGTGGGGGCGCATGGTTCCGGCCTCGACGTCAGGCTCACCTGGAGCTTGAAGGCGAGGGTGGTGCAGGTCCGCAGGGTGGCGCGGGGCGAGGGGGTAGGGTACGGCAGCGACTTCATCGCCAACCGCGATATGACCGTCGGCGTCCTGGCCGTCGGCCTGGCCGACGGGTTCATGCTTGACCCGGTTCGCCCGGTGGCGCGCCCGCTGGATTGGTTGAGCCGGGTGGTTATGGCCGGGCTGCAAGGCTGGCGCGCCATGTCACGCGGGAACGGCGTGCGCCTGGCCGGTCGTCCCGCGCGGCTGGTAGGGCGGGTTGGCATGCAACACTGCCTGGTCGACATAAGCGGCATGGATGTCCAGGAGGGCGACGTGGCGACTGTTCAGTGCCGCTGGACCGCCGTCTCGTCCAGGGTGCCCCGGGTATACATCGAGACGGGCCGGCCGATTAAGGTGGCCCTGCCGGCGGAGCGGCGAATAGTGGCCTTCGGCACGCCGTCGGCCTGAGGGGCCGTCCCTCTTAACGGTTGTCCCGGTCGGCGAGGTTCGCTTCCGCTTTGCACCGGCCTTCCCGGGCCAGGGCCTCTTCTCCGGCCTCGACCAGGGCGGCGGGTCCGCGCCCGGGGTCGGGCGCTTGGGATGGCGGAACGATACCGTTCACCGACTTATTCTCATCGGCCAGCCCTATCTCCTTGGCCGTTTCCCACTGCAAGTAGTCGTATTGCCTCAGGGTGCGCAGCCGGTCGAAATCCTTCTTATGGCTCATCACTCAACACCTAGTGTGCAGTTTGTTTATCCTTGGGCAGCTTTATTCATACAACCCCCCTCTTGCAAATAATCAGAAAACACATTATCTTATTGGTTAGTGAAAACGGTAACAAGTCGGAGCTGTTATGACTATAAATTACACGGGGTGATGTTGGAATGCTGACCAAGATCCTGGCCGCCGTTGACGGTTCGGCGAACTCTATTCGTGCGGTCCACGTGGCGGTAGACATCCTCCTGCGCGATGCTCCCGGAACACTGACCCTGGTTTACGTCGGGAAAGCACCGTCGGCGTTGGAATGGTTCCACGGGCCCGGCGGGGGTTTGACCGGAGGGCTGGGCGAGGTGGAACGGCAGGAACAGGCGGCGATCGAGACGGCGACCAGGGAGGGGCACAGCATCCTCGAAGAGGCCTACGCCGTCGCCCTGGAGAAGCTTAAGGAGCGCCCCGTACGCGTCGAAAAGCTGGTGGTCTTCGGTGACCCCGCGGAGGAGATTATCCGGTACGCCGAGGAGAAGGGCTATGATGTCGTTGTCATGGGCAGCCGCGGCTCAGGACCGCTACGGGGTGTTTTGCTTGGAAGTGTAAGCTACAAGGTTCTTAACAGCGCACGTTGCCCCGTCCTGATCGTCAAATAGAGGCAGGCGATACGCTTTGACAGACGCATCATGGGCTTTCATGGCTTTCGGTTTCCTGGGCGGGGTCGGCATCCTCCTGTACGGCATCCAGGTGATGGGTGACGGCCTGCAGAAGATCCTCGGCCGTCAGCTTCGCCAGATGCTGGAATCGGTGACCAAGAGGCCGGTTTTTGGTGTTCTGGCGGGTGTTGTTGTCACCGTCCTCTTCCAGAGCAGCACGGCGACGACCGTGATCCTCGTCGGCCTTACCAGCGCGGCCGTCATTACCCTGAGGCAGTGTATGCCGGTGATCCTCGGCGCCGATATCGGCACGACCATCACCGCCCAGCTTATCGCCCTCAAGTTTACTGAACTGTCGCTCCTGATCGTGGGATTGGGCGCTCCTATCGTTTTCTTCGCCAAGAGGGACCGTCACCGCCGGATCGGTCAGGCCATCACCGGGTTCGGCCTGCTGTTTCTCGGCCTCAAGATCATCGGCGACACGATGCATCCTCTGCAGGATGTACCGGCCTTTACGGACACCCTCCTGGCCGTCAGCAGCAACCCGGTGCTGGCCGTGATCGTGGCCGCCCTGGTAACCTTCCTGGTGCACAGCAGCGCCGCGGTGCTCGGGATTGTCATGGTCCTGGCCACCAAGGGCATGGTCGACCTCTACGGGGCCATCTATCTCCTGCTCGGGGCCAACGTGGGCACATCCTTCACGGCCCTGCTGGCGAGCATCGGTTCCCGCCGGGAGGCGCAAAGGGTCGCTATGGCCCATTTTCTGGCCAAGATGGGCGGTACGGCTTTGCTCTTCCCCGTCGTGCCCTGGTACGGCTCGCTGTTAACCCACGTCACGCCCTCGGTGGCGTTCCAGGTCGCCAACGCCCATACCTTCTTTAACGTGGGGCTGGCGGTGGTCTTCCTGCCCTTCAGCAACTTCGGCTGTCTGATACTTGAAAGGCTGCTGCCGGACAAGAAGATCCCCGAACTGGAACCCAAGTACCTCCGCGAGGAGGTCATCAGCGCCCCCTCGGTGGCCATCGGATTGGCGCGCAAGGAAACGGTACGCCTTTCCGCCGAGACATTGAGGGTCGTGCGCGACGCGGAACGTGCTCTCCTGGAGGGCAACACGGACCTCCTGGACCGCATTACCCATAAAGAAAGAGTAATGGACACCTTATGCAAGACGGCGGTGTCCTACCTTACGCGTGTCCTGCGCCAGCCGCTGAGCCGCGATGAAATGGAGTACGCCATGGGGCTTATACACGTGCTGGACGGATTGGAGAAGATCACTGACATCGTGGAGCGGAATATCAAGTTCCTTATCGAGAGCAAAATGGCGCAGGGCGTTGAGTTCTCCGCGCGGGGCAGGGACGAACTGTCAAAGGTCATCAGCCAGGTGAGCGACCTGATGCGGGTGACGCACAAAGCGCTGGTACAGGACGACTTCTGTCTCGCGGAGCAGGC from Thermoanaerobacterales bacterium encodes:
- the alr gene encoding alanine racemase; this encodes MSEARLLPEVGPTWVEIDLDNLAHNVREVRKMIGPRVRLLAVVKADAYGHGAVEVARVVMAHGADRLGVFSLAEARELRAAGIKAPTMVFASPLLEQVDEAVALDVAVNVAAEDVARALGAAGRRAGRTVPVHLEVDTGMRRGGVGPAEAPELCARLAEIEGIALEGVYTHFVHPDARRNRRQLEQFESVLAELTRRGLRPPIAHAANSAGVVGLPESYLDMVRVGNLLYGVGAHGSGLDVRLTWSLKARVVQVRRVARGEGVGYGSDFIANRDMTVGVLAVGLADGFMLDPVRPVARPLDWLSRVVMAGLQGWRAMSRGNGVRLAGRPARLVGRVGMQHCLVDISGMDVQEGDVATVQCRWTAVSSRVPRVYIETGRPIKVALPAERRIVAFGTPSA
- a CDS encoding universal stress protein, with the translated sequence MLTKILAAVDGSANSIRAVHVAVDILLRDAPGTLTLVYVGKAPSALEWFHGPGGGLTGGLGEVERQEQAAIETATREGHSILEEAYAVALEKLKERPVRVEKLVVFGDPAEEIIRYAEEKGYDVVVMGSRGSGPLRGVLLGSVSYKVLNSARCPVLIVK
- a CDS encoding Na/Pi cotransporter family protein — its product is MTDASWAFMAFGFLGGVGILLYGIQVMGDGLQKILGRQLRQMLESVTKRPVFGVLAGVVVTVLFQSSTATTVILVGLTSAAVITLRQCMPVILGADIGTTITAQLIALKFTELSLLIVGLGAPIVFFAKRDRHRRIGQAITGFGLLFLGLKIIGDTMHPLQDVPAFTDTLLAVSSNPVLAVIVAALVTFLVHSSAAVLGIVMVLATKGMVDLYGAIYLLLGANVGTSFTALLASIGSRREAQRVAMAHFLAKMGGTALLFPVVPWYGSLLTHVTPSVAFQVANAHTFFNVGLAVVFLPFSNFGCLILERLLPDKKIPELEPKYLREEVISAPSVAIGLARKETVRLSAETLRVVRDAERALLEGNTDLLDRITHKERVMDTLCKTAVSYLTRVLRQPLSRDEMEYAMGLIHVLDGLEKITDIVERNIKFLIESKMAQGVEFSARGRDELSKVISQVSDLMRVTHKALVQDDFCLAEQAVTGQPRIATLVRELRQAHVHRLTEGIKETEATSNLHLEFLTSYQQLSELVRDIAFTILEQLAKSKCCLPGVQAVAKKAADDVTEEKKENRAVSA